A part of Haliotis asinina isolate JCU_RB_2024 chromosome 10, JCU_Hal_asi_v2, whole genome shotgun sequence genomic DNA contains:
- the LOC137297762 gene encoding innexin unc-9-like encodes MSFELGLITLPNIEVLPVYSDDGITDRLYHRWTVILLVLLSVVVMLVNLVGDPIHCWCPAEFTDSHCNYTEALCWIQNTYFVPADQYLPNNVLEREELEIKYYQWVSIILLFLALCFKTPNMFWKMLSGRGGINLEKMICYCNSNQIGDKREECVRVVGRNLDRWLTTSKRAHYGLVHTVIEKASTCFCFCLGGRNGTYLAGLYLCVKFCYVFASIGILLLLNQLLAMEYTVFGVEMIHNFIKNKEMRESPLFPRVTLCDFQIRRLQNIQRYTVQCVLAVNLYHEKIFAFLWLWLVIITLIGLYSYIIWIKKLMVPSGRTFFVQKYLHYVDRKFKDNHAKDKFLRDYVSTDGVFVLRMLEYNTSERLVVDVVKVLWNSFGEGIMV; translated from the exons ATGTC GTTCGAGTTGGGTCTCATCACCCTTCCCAATATCGAGGTGCTCCCAGTATACTCTGATGATGGCATCACAGACAGGCTTTACCACAGATGGACGGTGATTCTACTGGTATTGTTGTCAGTGGTCGTGATGCTTGTCAACCTCGTGGGGGACCCAATCCATTGTTGGTGTCCAGCAGAGTTTACGGACTCACACTGTAACTACACCGAGGCATTGTGTTGGATCCAGAACACGTATTTCGTCCCAGCTGACCAATACCTACCGAACAATGTCCTTGAAAGAGAAGAGTTGGAAATAAAATACTACCAGTGGGTTTCTATCATTTTACTTTTCCTAGCGCTGTGTTTCAAAACTCCAAATATGTTTTGGAAGATGCTGAGTGGCAGAGGCGGAATCAATCTAGAAAAGATGATATGCTATTGCAATTCAAACCAGATTGGAGACAAGAGAGAGGAATGCGTTCGGGTCGTTGGAAGGAATCTGGACCGCTGGTTGACCACATCAAAACGAGCTCATTACGGACTGGTTCACACGGTCATTGAAAAGGCTTCCACCTGTTTTTGCTTCTGTCTTGGGGGACGGAATGGGACATATTTAGCAGGACTGTATCTATGTGTCAAATTTTGCTACGTGTTTGCGTCCATTggcattttgttgttgttgaaccAATTACTTGCAATGGAGTACACGGTCTTTGGAGTAGAAATGATACATAATTTCATTAAAAATAAGGAAATGAGAGAATCCCCGTTGTTTCCCAGAGTTACGTTGTGTGATTTTCAGATACGCCGCCTACAGAATATTCAGCGATACACAGTACAATGTGTTTTAGCAGTTAACCTATATCatgagaaaatatttgcttttcTTTGGCTTTGGTTAGTAATTATAACTCTTATTGGACTCTACAGTTACATTATATGGATAAAAAAGTTAATGGTTCCTTCAGGGAGGACGTTTTTCGTTCAGAAATACCTGCACTATGTCGACAGAAAGTTTAAGGACAATCACGCAAAGGATAAATTCTTAAGAGACTATGTTTCTACAGATGGTGTATTTGTGCTGAGGATGTTGGAGTACAACACTAGTGAGAGGCTGGTGGTTGATGTGGTGAAGGTCCTGTGGAACAGTTTCGGGGAGGGCATCATGGTCTAA
- the LOC137297763 gene encoding innexin unc-9-like, translating to MHAEPFILIIIRFGNIDPPSIRVTPPNSDDDIADRLHHRWTVMLLTLLVTYQEYVGDPIHCWCPAQFTDSHCNYTESLCWIQETYFVPTDESLPTDEGNKNAKVKYYPWVPTILLFLALCYKGPNILWTLLKTANGANLYKMICRCNDCQLGEQREVAMEEVGDFLHRWLTTSKRATYGTVHTIIEKTSACFCFCLGKRTGTYLAGLYLGVKICYLAVSISIIFMLNKFLAIKYTFYGYEVIETLVADRELPESPRFPTVILCEFDIRQLQNIQRFTVQCVLSVNLYNEKIFAFLWFWFVMMMMSGLYSYIVWMRKILIPSVRFDFVNKYLGYFDKELLEKRNSTAVAKFTRDYLSTDGVFALKMIEYNTSEMVVMEIMRLLWDKSKISTKT from the coding sequence ATGCATGCTGAACCATttattttgattattattaGGTTTGGTAACATCGACCCCCCTTCCATCCGTGTAACACCTCCAAACTCTGACGACGACATCGCCGACCGCCTCCACCACAGATGGACGGTTATGTTGCTGACGTTGCTGGTCACGTATCAGGAATATGTTGGCGACCCCATCCATTGTTGGTGCCCGGCTCAGTTCACCGATTCTCACTGCAACTACACCGAGTCTCTTTGCTGGATCCAGGAGACCTACTTCGTCCCCACTGATGAAAGTCTCCCCACCGACGAGGGCAATAAGAACGCTAAAGTCAAGTACTACCCATGGGTGCCCACGATCCTTCTCTTTCTGGCACTTTGCTACAAAGGTCCAAATATCCTCTGGACATTGCTGAAGACGGCAAATGGGGCCAACCTGTATAAGATGATCTGTCGTTGCAATGATTGCCAGCTTGGTGAGCAAAGGGAAGTCGCCATGGAGGAAGTTGGAGACTTCTTACATCGTTGGTTGACGACATCCAAAAGAGCAACCTACGGGACTGTTCATACTATCATTGAAAAGACCTCTGCTTGCTTTTGTTTCTGTCTCGGGAAACGGACTGGAACATACCTTGCAGGCCTGTATCTGGGAGTAAAGATCTGTTACTTGGCAGTGTCAATTAGTATAATATTTATGTTGAACAAATTCCTTGCCATCAAATATACGTTTTACGGATATGAAGTCATAGAAACCCTTGTTGCTGACAGGGAGCTGCCTGAATCGCCGAGATttcccacagtgatattgtgCGAGTTCGATATTCGCCAACTGCAAAATATTCAGCGGTTCACTGTTCAGTGTGTGTTATCTGTGAACTTAtacaatgaaaaaatatttgcgTTTCTGTGGTTCTggtttgtgatgatgatgatgtcggGTCTCTACAGCTACATCGTGTGGATGAGGAAAATACTCATACCCTCAGTGAGGTTCGACTTTGTGAATAAATACCTTGGTTACTTTGACAAAGAACTTCTGGAGAAGAGGAATTCCACGGCTGTGGCTAAGTTTACACGTGACTATCTCTCAACGGACGGTGTATTTGCCCTCAAAATGATTGAGTACAATACAAGTGAAATGGTTGTTATGGAAATCATGAGGCTTCTTTGGGACAAATCAAAGATTTCGACGAAGACCTAG
- the LOC137297764 gene encoding innexin unc-9-like, giving the protein MRYVVGADLPLRLFPPHSDDDISDRLHHRWTVLMLAIMAIVVGVTEYVGDPIHCWCPAEFTDSHCNYTEAICWIKDTYYIPQTEYVPTDIHQREEKEIKYYQWVPIILLFLALCFKAPNLFWKMLNTKSGVNLEKMIALCDDCQFGSEREHHIEIVGHVIDRWLRASKRATYGILHVIIEKLSACCCFCLGRRTGTYLAGLYLGIKILYMFVSVGMLFLLNKFLAMDYWVYGAEVIEHLLTNSELRESPRFPRVTLCDFEIRQMQNIQRYTVQCVLSINLFNEKIFAFLWFWFVIMIFFGVYSYIMWLKNVIIPSKRITYVHKYLCSIDRKLQKSHAEGKFTRDYLATDGVFALRMLEYNTNEMVVLDVMKFLWGKFGESVVV; this is encoded by the exons ATGag ATATGTGGTTGGAGCTGATCTTCCGTTACGGCTATTCCCTCCACACTCCGACGACGACATCTCCGACCGCCTCCACCACAGATGGACGGTCCTGATGCTTGCAATCATGGCTATAGTCGTGGGTGTCACCGAGTACGTGGGCGACCCGATCCATTGTTGGTGTCCTGCAGAGTTCACCGACTCTCACTGTAACTACACCGAAGCCATCTGCTGGATCAAAGACACCTACTACATACCCCAGACTGAGTACGTAcccacagacatacaccaaCGGGAGGAAAAAGAGATCAAGTATTACCAATGGGTTCCGATAATCCTACTCTTCTTGGCCCTGTGTTTCAAAGCCCCTAATCTCTTCTGGAAGATGCTGAACACGAAGAGCGGGGTGAATCTTGAAAAGATGATCGCGCTGTGTGATGACTGCCAGTTTGGATCTGAACGTGAGCATCACATTGAAATAGTAGGACATGTCATAGACCGTTGGCTCAGGGCATCAAAACGGGCAACATATGGCATCCTTCACGTCATCATTGAAAAACTCTCTGCATGCTGCTGTTTCTGTCTTGGAAGAAGAACTGGAACCTACTTAGCGGGTCTCTACCTTGGCATTAAGATCCTCtacatgtttgtttctgttggcATGCTGTTCCTGTTGAACAAGTTCCTTGCGATGGACTACTGGGTGTATGGAGCGGAGGTGATCGAACATCTGTTGACGAACAGCGAACTGAGGGAATCGCCAAGATTCCCCAGGGTAACATTATGCGACTTCGAAATTCGTCAAATGCAAAACATTCAACGCTATACGGTACAGTGCGTGCTGTCTATCAACTTGTTCAACGAAAAGATCTTCGCCTTTCTGTGGTTCTGGTTCGTCATCATGATATTCTTCGGGGTCTACAGTTACATCATGTGGCTCAAAAACGTCATCATCCCATCCAAGCGGATCACATATGTACACAAATATCTGTGCAGCATTGATCGTAAGTTGCAGAAGTCTCATGCTGAGGGTAAGTTCACGCGAGATTACCTTGCTACGGATGGCGTGTTTGCTCTGAGAATGTTGGAGTACAACACGAACGAGATGGTGGTCTTGGACGTCATGAAGTTCTTGTGGGGGAAATTCGGAGAAAGTGTCGTCGTCTAA